In Romeriopsis navalis LEGE 11480, one DNA window encodes the following:
- a CDS encoding prephenate/arogenate dehydrogenase produces MKIGIIGLGLIGGSLGLDLKAKGYEVIGVSRRNRTCKVAVERAIVDRASTDLTTLAVADVIFICTPIGQIKATVEQLVPHLRPTTILTDVGSVKAGVVETIAPLWPNFIGGHPMAGTAESGVDAALRNLFAGNPYVLTPIASTPQTAVTTMEHLINDLKANLLHCAPPDHDRAVAWISHLPVITSASLIASCLNEPDKAVIALAQALASSGFRDTSRVGGGNPELGRMMAEFNQPALLQTLYGYRTQLDQMIGQIKAGEWSALTNTLQATQTA; encoded by the coding sequence ATGAAAATCGGCATTATTGGCTTAGGTCTCATCGGTGGCTCCCTAGGACTTGATCTCAAAGCGAAGGGTTATGAAGTCATCGGCGTCAGCCGCCGCAATCGCACCTGCAAGGTAGCCGTTGAACGCGCAATTGTTGATCGCGCCAGTACGGACCTGACAACTTTAGCCGTAGCCGATGTCATCTTCATTTGCACACCGATCGGCCAGATTAAAGCCACCGTTGAGCAATTAGTCCCGCACCTGCGCCCCACGACAATTCTGACGGATGTCGGTTCGGTGAAAGCCGGTGTCGTCGAGACAATCGCGCCGCTATGGCCAAACTTTATTGGCGGCCATCCCATGGCTGGGACCGCAGAAAGCGGCGTCGATGCGGCCTTGCGGAACTTATTTGCGGGCAATCCCTACGTGCTCACGCCGATTGCGAGCACCCCACAGACCGCTGTGACGACAATGGAACATCTGATCAACGACCTGAAGGCAAATTTGCTGCACTGCGCCCCCCCAGACCACGATCGAGCAGTGGCTTGGATTTCCCATTTGCCGGTCATAACAAGTGCCAGCTTGATTGCGAGTTGCCTCAATGAACCGGACAAGGCAGTAATCGCCCTGGCCCAAGCCCTGGCCAGCTCTGGCTTTCGTGACACCAGCCGGGTGGGTGGTGGCAATCCCGAGCTGGGGCGGATGATGGCGGAATTTAATCAACCCGCATTGCTGCAAACCCTCTACGGCTACCGAACGCAGCTCGATCAAATGATTGGCCAGATCAAAGCCGGGGAATGGTCGGCCCTGACCAATACATTGCAAGCTACACAAACGGCT
- a CDS encoding pentapeptide repeat-containing protein produces MNSEALLAQYDGGDRQFETVELTDAKLTHQKLPGINLRRAQLVGANFQGGDLALADFSQANLRSADLRYANLQRADLSEADLTGANLSDANLSAAQLSYTTLNYAELHQADLRHSNLSGASFVGAKLPGADLSNANLAGSDLRGAEFRQTKLDCANLRGANLQDANLRWADLSGADLSGADLSGATLSGATLTGANLSGTILIDAVFVHADLTRANLNEVDWSGADFTAAKMTGVKLHNTRPFGATFDGLECQWLDLSANGDHSTTFQFSSKNPYEYFYKAAPTVEIIIDGRLNTEGHSALAVIYQRLARQLKTALPTPHVLPDRKRTRLTFTLHRDEKLFLTAYTMMFPFTDAVISHQALVEQLRSITQECLQQSKPQMQAFQRMVTNLNQQRQKTIADAQLQSLAQSVQSVPFFQAPTRIIVTNSNAHRLVLYGNPTFGRRSSQMLASCLNSEQTVLQTSGGRLSRPSREEVIHFINRFRWSEHYLRGIAS; encoded by the coding sequence ATGAATTCCGAAGCCCTTTTAGCGCAATATGATGGCGGCGATCGTCAATTTGAAACAGTTGAACTGACTGACGCGAAGTTAACCCATCAAAAACTACCCGGCATTAATCTCCGTCGTGCGCAGTTGGTTGGCGCCAATTTCCAAGGCGGTGATTTGGCCTTAGCCGACTTTTCCCAAGCGAACCTGCGATCGGCGGATCTACGGTATGCCAATCTGCAGCGAGCGGACTTGTCCGAAGCTGATTTGACGGGGGCGAATTTGTCGGATGCAAATTTGTCTGCGGCGCAGCTGAGTTATACCACTTTGAACTATGCCGAATTGCATCAGGCCGATCTGCGCCATAGCAATCTGTCGGGTGCTTCATTTGTTGGGGCAAAATTACCGGGGGCGGATCTGAGTAATGCAAACTTGGCCGGTTCCGATTTGCGGGGGGCAGAATTTCGCCAAACCAAGCTGGATTGTGCAAACCTCCGGGGTGCGAATCTGCAAGATGCGAATTTGCGGTGGGCCGATTTAAGTGGTGCGGATTTAAGCGGTGCAGATTTAAGCGGTGCGACGCTGAGTGGTGCGACGCTGACGGGGGCAAATCTGAGTGGGACTATCTTGATTGATGCGGTCTTTGTGCATGCGGATCTAACGCGGGCGAATCTGAATGAAGTGGATTGGTCCGGCGCCGATTTTACCGCAGCTAAAATGACGGGCGTGAAGTTGCATAATACCCGTCCCTTTGGTGCGACGTTTGATGGACTGGAATGTCAATGGTTGGACTTAAGCGCGAATGGTGATCATTCGACGACGTTCCAGTTTTCGAGCAAGAATCCCTACGAATACTTTTATAAAGCGGCACCAACGGTGGAAATCATCATTGATGGCCGCCTCAATACTGAGGGGCATAGTGCCCTAGCGGTGATTTATCAGCGGCTCGCACGTCAGCTCAAGACCGCTTTGCCAACCCCCCACGTCTTGCCCGATCGTAAACGGACGCGGTTGACCTTTACCTTACATCGCGACGAAAAATTATTTTTGACGGCCTATACGATGATGTTTCCCTTCACAGATGCGGTGATTAGTCATCAAGCCTTAGTGGAGCAGCTACGATCGATTACCCAGGAATGTTTGCAGCAATCGAAGCCGCAGATGCAGGCTTTTCAGCGGATGGTGACGAACCTCAACCAACAGCGGCAGAAAACAATTGCCGACGCCCAGTTGCAGAGCTTGGCGCAGTCGGTCCAGTCGGTGCCATTTTTTCAAGCGCCGACCCGGATTATTGTGACGAATTCTAATGCGCACCGGTTGGTGTTGTATGGGAATCCCACCTTTGGGCGGCGATCGAGTCAAATGTTGGCCAGTTGCCTCAACTCAGAACAAACCGTCCTCCAAACCTCTGGAGGACGGCTATCACGGCCCAGCCGTGAAGAAGTGATTCACTTTATCAATCGCTTCCGCTGGTCGGAGCATTACCTGCGCGGGATTGCTAGCTAA
- the lepB gene encoding signal peptidase I, giving the protein MASEQPQTDQQSENPATQPAKPAPAEKSALKAAWENVQIAVIALVLALFIRGFIAEPRYIPSSSMVPTLRIGDRLVVDKISYRQHAPQFGDIVVFQPPDLLLQQGYQANQAFIKRVIGLPGQTVEVKQGKVFVDGQALIEPYIAAPPTYRMQPITVTPDNVFVMGDNRNNSNDSHVWGLLPQTKIIGRAWERFFPFDRLGDVYQNFPR; this is encoded by the coding sequence ATGGCTTCAGAGCAGCCGCAAACAGATCAACAGTCAGAGAACCCGGCAACGCAACCCGCCAAACCCGCACCAGCCGAAAAATCCGCCTTGAAAGCGGCCTGGGAAAACGTCCAAATCGCGGTTATTGCACTGGTATTAGCTTTATTTATTCGGGGCTTTATCGCAGAGCCACGCTATATTCCATCGAGTTCGATGGTGCCTACGCTACGGATTGGTGATCGCCTAGTTGTCGACAAGATTTCTTATCGTCAACATGCACCACAGTTTGGCGACATCGTTGTCTTCCAACCGCCCGATTTGCTATTGCAGCAAGGCTATCAAGCCAATCAAGCCTTTATCAAACGCGTCATCGGGCTACCGGGTCAAACCGTTGAAGTCAAGCAGGGCAAGGTGTTTGTGGATGGACAAGCCCTGATTGAACCTTACATTGCGGCCCCACCGACCTACCGGATGCAGCCCATTACCGTCACCCCCGACAATGTCTTCGTCATGGGCGACAATCGCAACAACAGTAACGACTCCCACGTCTGGGGTTTGCTCCCGCAAACTAAAATTATTGGTCGGGCTTGGGAGCGGTTCTTCCCCTTCGATCGACTCGGTGATGTGTATCAGAATTTTCCGCGCTAG
- a CDS encoding aspartate kinase, with the protein MALIVQKYGGTSVGSVERIQAVAQRIKRTVDVGNSVVVVVSAMGKTTDGLVKLASDISANPSRREMDMLLATGEQVTIALLSMALQEIEQPAISLTGAQVGILTEAQHSRARILNINPDRIQRHLDEDKVIVVAGFQGVSPNADWDITTLGRGGSDTSAVALAAALRADFCEIYTDVPGILTTDPRLVPEAQLMAEVTSDEMLELASLGAKVLHPRAVEIARNYGMPLVVRSSWSEEPGTWVRSPQTAARSLEGLEIARPVDGVEFDTDQAKIAMLRVPDQPGVAAKLFKEISQHSLDVDLIIQSIHEGHNNDIAFTVATSSLSQAESVANAILPTLTQGQAAVAIEDAADVTVEQQIAKVSIAGAGMIGRPGVAAEMFTALSAAGINIRMISTSEVKVSCVIDAADCDQAIATLCTTFDIETSTMDDAMAQSTQAAVVRGVALDLKQARLAVRHVPDVPGMAAQVFQLLAEHNISVDMIIQSQRCRVVDDVRTRDIAFTVAQMDADAAKQVIESARSTLNCGEIVVDAAIAKVSVVGSGMVGQPGVAGKMFEALYQQAINIQMIATSEIKVSCVVHEDAGVKALKAVHDAFELAGEGKVVVSA; encoded by the coding sequence ATGGCACTGATTGTTCAAAAGTATGGTGGGACTTCCGTTGGATCAGTTGAGCGGATTCAGGCAGTGGCGCAGCGAATCAAACGCACTGTGGATGTGGGAAATTCTGTAGTGGTTGTCGTTTCGGCGATGGGTAAGACAACCGATGGGTTAGTCAAACTCGCCAGTGATATTTCGGCCAATCCCAGCCGACGAGAAATGGATATGCTATTGGCGACTGGGGAGCAGGTGACGATCGCCTTGCTGAGTATGGCCCTCCAGGAAATCGAGCAGCCAGCCATTTCCCTCACGGGGGCGCAGGTCGGCATCTTGACGGAAGCGCAGCATTCCCGCGCCCGAATTTTGAACATTAATCCCGATCGGATTCAGCGCCACTTGGATGAAGACAAAGTGATCGTTGTTGCGGGTTTCCAAGGTGTCAGTCCTAACGCTGATTGGGATATTACGACCCTCGGCCGTGGTGGGTCAGATACTTCGGCGGTGGCCTTGGCGGCAGCCTTGCGCGCCGATTTTTGTGAAATCTATACCGATGTGCCAGGAATTTTGACCACGGACCCACGCTTGGTGCCAGAAGCACAATTGATGGCGGAAGTGACGAGTGATGAAATGCTTGAACTCGCAAGTTTGGGCGCGAAAGTTTTGCATCCACGTGCCGTCGAAATTGCCCGTAACTATGGCATGCCCTTGGTTGTGCGATCGAGTTGGTCAGAGGAACCCGGAACTTGGGTGCGCTCCCCCCAAACTGCCGCACGATCGCTTGAAGGGTTGGAAATTGCCCGTCCAGTCGATGGTGTGGAATTTGATACGGATCAGGCAAAAATTGCGATGTTACGCGTGCCGGATCAACCCGGCGTGGCCGCAAAACTTTTCAAAGAAATTAGTCAGCATAGTCTCGACGTTGATTTGATCATTCAATCGATTCATGAAGGCCATAATAACGACATCGCTTTTACCGTTGCCACCAGTTCGTTGAGTCAGGCGGAATCAGTAGCGAATGCGATTTTGCCAACGCTGACCCAAGGTCAAGCTGCTGTTGCCATCGAAGATGCAGCGGACGTGACGGTTGAGCAGCAGATTGCCAAGGTGAGTATTGCCGGAGCCGGGATGATCGGGCGGCCGGGCGTTGCGGCGGAAATGTTTACCGCACTATCGGCAGCGGGCATTAATATTCGGATGATCTCAACTTCTGAGGTCAAGGTGAGTTGTGTCATTGATGCGGCGGATTGTGATCAGGCGATCGCCACACTTTGTACCACCTTTGATATTGAAACTTCCACGATGGATGACGCAATGGCGCAATCCACCCAAGCCGCAGTCGTCAGGGGTGTGGCCTTGGATCTGAAGCAAGCCCGCTTGGCGGTGCGGCATGTGCCAGATGTGCCGGGGATGGCGGCGCAGGTGTTTCAGCTATTAGCCGAGCATAATATCAGCGTGGATATGATTATTCAGTCGCAGCGCTGCCGGGTCGTGGATGATGTACGTACCCGTGATATTGCCTTTACGGTGGCGCAAATGGATGCTGATGCCGCAAAGCAGGTGATTGAATCGGCCCGATCGACGTTGAACTGCGGTGAAATCGTGGTGGATGCGGCGATCGCTAAGGTGAGTGTGGTGGGTTCGGGTATGGTCGGTCAGCCGGGCGTCGCTGGCAAGATGTTTGAGGCGTTATATCAGCAGGCGATCAATATTCAGATGATCGCAACTTCCGAGATTAAGGTGAGTTGTGTGGTGCATGAGGATGCCGGTGTAAAAGCGCTGAAGGCAGTGCATGACGCGTTTGAGCTGGCCGGTGAGGGAAAAGTTGTGGTGTCTGCTTAG
- a CDS encoding M48 family metallopeptidase produces MRRFFLFAVGLVVAISLGCSSLIFPATVAAKSSDPCVGILGKADKLYVRRQLEQAEKLYRQCKPEFADEEDTSAFFPKAITDPSELSVSGQRFWKNAQDGIEQNLEIKTNVSLKLLTERYPEFIPAHLLRAKLLKDSEGNEETYLETLERTASLFPHDADIAKMRVEALRDAGERLDASIAARLFSIVNEKHPQASEFQKMADEDLRKFRSGIKAQYIGKTAASFLCTLFCPGGGSTIQKATESVRMAQLVFEGESKLGSRLAGERLNKGDLVEDPVITKYVDKIGQDMARLMGRDEFTYEFYVVNNPSLNASAYPGGKVFINTGAITAARTEAELAGIIGHEVAHAVLSHGYQKVSNARFLNSLTKVSPLKGFSRYLGLATSAMSRKQEKDCDILATRALVGYGYAADGLHNLFTNLTKISGSRPPAYLSSHPVPETRLKYLRALIKQNGYNRYAYEGVQEHDKIKQRLKELGT; encoded by the coding sequence ATGCGCCGATTTTTTTTGTTTGCGGTTGGTCTGGTCGTTGCCATCTCGCTGGGTTGCTCAAGTCTAATATTTCCGGCGACTGTGGCCGCAAAGTCGTCTGATCCCTGTGTTGGTATCCTGGGAAAAGCCGATAAGCTGTATGTGCGGCGGCAGCTCGAACAAGCTGAGAAATTGTATCGACAATGCAAACCGGAGTTTGCGGATGAGGAAGATACGTCGGCATTTTTCCCAAAAGCGATTACTGATCCCAGTGAACTTTCAGTTAGTGGTCAAAGATTTTGGAAAAATGCTCAAGATGGTATCGAGCAGAACTTAGAAATTAAAACAAATGTCTCGCTAAAGTTATTGACTGAGCGTTATCCCGAGTTTATCCCGGCTCATTTATTGCGGGCTAAGTTGCTGAAGGACTCAGAGGGCAATGAAGAAACTTATTTAGAAACATTAGAGCGTACGGCATCGTTGTTTCCGCATGATGCGGACATTGCCAAAATGCGGGTCGAGGCTTTGCGTGATGCGGGAGAGCGACTCGATGCGTCGATCGCGGCACGTTTATTCAGTATTGTGAATGAGAAACACCCGCAGGCGTCGGAGTTTCAGAAGATGGCGGATGAGGACTTGCGTAAGTTCCGCAGTGGTATCAAAGCCCAATATATTGGCAAAACTGCTGCTAGTTTTCTCTGTACTTTATTTTGTCCTGGTGGTGGTTCAACCATTCAGAAGGCGACGGAGTCTGTCCGTATGGCTCAGTTGGTTTTTGAGGGGGAGTCCAAGTTGGGTAGCCGTTTAGCTGGTGAACGATTGAATAAGGGGGATTTAGTTGAAGATCCTGTAATCACTAAATATGTGGATAAGATTGGCCAGGATATGGCTAGGCTAATGGGGCGTGATGAGTTTACCTATGAGTTTTATGTGGTGAATAATCCGAGTCTGAATGCTTCAGCTTATCCAGGTGGCAAAGTTTTTATCAATACTGGTGCAATTACTGCCGCGAGAACAGAGGCTGAGTTGGCAGGAATTATTGGCCATGAGGTAGCCCATGCGGTGCTGTCTCATGGTTATCAAAAGGTGTCGAATGCTCGGTTTCTCAATAGCCTGACTAAAGTCTCACCCCTGAAAGGCTTCTCTCGTTATCTTGGTCTAGCGACTTCGGCAATGAGCCGTAAGCAAGAGAAGGATTGTGACATCTTAGCGACGCGGGCATTGGTGGGTTATGGATACGCGGCTGATGGTTTGCATAATTTGTTTACTAACTTGACGAAAATTTCGGGGTCACGTCCACCAGCTTATTTGTCGAGTCATCCTGTGCCAGAAACGCGGCTGAAGTACCTGCGCGCATTAATTAAGCAGAATGGCTATAACCGCTATGCCTACGAGGGCGTTCAAGAACACGACAAGATCAAGCAGCGTTTGAAAGAGTTAGGCACGTAG
- a CDS encoding tetratricopeptide repeat protein, giving the protein MGRMRLFGLALLTFLFVTVGAIAKKSLPVLLCGLFSVQSGLCPGWEGNVGALAIPPILRTEADLAYDLADDFAIALQTPYSSGRNEIVVSSASTGAEQRFWTNLPGSGAFQLHELQLNQMPVDSPESLIAKTSAPVSVADVQQRFSQVKAEFDGNRLSAITLADGSKAKFSVSQAVITKADGSLATTVNAPQSSLDSAVLIASASPNMRQLIAQANAPCEQQTVKEIMRISTDVEQWSKAISSQWEPDLNWEDGLTQGLIMEASRALASSLKDATSGRVGLQRTSCKQPVKCGQRRDTRAENIPGNQIITDLFQVPPGATGDLTLEYQFFTVPDRIEVSYNGKVQYEVGPTGGGDKKTFSLSDVNQGFVGIRVIGNPDKGTEWWYEIACNIGILSFYEQGLEHLKAQEYAEAVSDFTEALKLNPNHADALYERGRALYELRQKSKALEDYEQAIEINPQRVKSYADSSLDDDSVLDLVSLIADFTPFLGVGKGWIESITGKTLTGDTLATWERILGIIPYGRKVSDLGRSAFNRAVDIRRDLIKQLKESGIKHSPERIARISKTPNGKIVFLEAGNSKSGLQHILQKHGDEFLKKGVKTEDIPDFIMKTVTKGKIVGYQGKGKGRPIYEIFYKGKSHRVAVTVSDNGYIVGANFKKSP; this is encoded by the coding sequence ATGGGACGTATGCGGCTGTTTGGTTTAGCATTGCTGACTTTCTTGTTTGTGACAGTTGGTGCGATCGCTAAGAAATCGCTCCCGGTTTTGCTATGTGGTTTGTTCTCTGTGCAGTCAGGTCTATGTCCTGGTTGGGAAGGGAACGTTGGGGCATTGGCAATACCGCCGATTCTTCGAACGGAGGCTGATCTCGCTTATGATTTGGCGGATGATTTCGCGATCGCTCTGCAAACGCCCTATAGTTCAGGTCGAAATGAGATTGTTGTAAGTTCGGCATCGACTGGTGCGGAGCAGCGTTTTTGGACGAACTTGCCTGGATCAGGTGCGTTTCAGCTACATGAGTTGCAGCTTAATCAGATGCCGGTGGATAGTCCAGAGAGTTTGATTGCGAAGACCAGTGCGCCTGTGAGTGTGGCGGACGTGCAGCAGCGGTTTAGTCAGGTTAAAGCTGAGTTTGATGGAAATCGGTTGTCTGCAATTACTTTGGCTGATGGCTCAAAGGCGAAATTCTCTGTGTCACAGGCGGTGATCACAAAGGCTGATGGAAGTTTGGCGACAACCGTGAATGCGCCCCAGAGTAGTCTTGACTCGGCAGTTTTGATCGCTAGTGCTAGTCCCAATATGCGACAGTTGATCGCGCAGGCGAATGCTCCCTGTGAGCAGCAGACGGTCAAAGAGATTATGCGGATATCAACTGATGTTGAGCAATGGTCGAAGGCAATTTCGTCTCAATGGGAACCGGATCTTAACTGGGAGGATGGCTTAACCCAGGGATTGATTATGGAGGCTTCGCGGGCGTTAGCGAGTTCACTTAAAGATGCGACTTCTGGAAGAGTTGGTTTGCAGCGGACAAGTTGTAAGCAACCTGTGAAATGTGGGCAGCGACGCGATACAAGAGCCGAGAATATTCCAGGGAATCAAATTATTACCGATTTATTCCAAGTTCCGCCTGGAGCTACGGGTGATTTGACGTTGGAATATCAGTTTTTTACAGTTCCCGATCGCATTGAAGTTTCCTATAACGGGAAAGTCCAATATGAAGTTGGCCCAACTGGAGGAGGAGATAAAAAGACATTTTCTCTTTCAGATGTTAACCAAGGATTTGTTGGGATTCGAGTGATTGGAAATCCAGATAAGGGTACCGAATGGTGGTACGAAATTGCTTGCAATATCGGTATTCTATCTTTTTATGAGCAGGGTCTAGAGCATTTAAAAGCTCAGGAATATGCTGAAGCAGTTAGTGACTTCACTGAAGCTCTGAAACTTAATCCAAATCATGCAGATGCTTTATATGAACGTGGAAGGGCGCTATATGAATTACGTCAGAAAAGTAAAGCGCTAGAAGATTATGAGCAAGCCATTGAGATTAATCCACAACGAGTGAAGTCTTATGCAGATTCGAGTTTAGACGATGATAGTGTCTTGGATTTAGTCAGCTTGATAGCTGATTTTACACCTTTTTTAGGTGTTGGAAAGGGCTGGATTGAATCAATTACAGGTAAAACGTTAACGGGCGATACTCTTGCAACCTGGGAGCGGATTTTAGGAATTATTCCATATGGCAGAAAAGTTTCTGATTTAGGGCGGTCAGCCTTTAATCGTGCTGTTGATATTCGTAGAGATCTTATAAAGCAACTCAAGGAATCAGGAATTAAACATTCTCCGGAAAGGATTGCTCGAATTTCAAAAACTCCCAATGGGAAAATAGTTTTTCTAGAGGCTGGAAATTCAAAGTCTGGACTTCAACACATATTGCAAAAGCATGGCGATGAATTTCTTAAAAAAGGTGTCAAGACAGAAGATATTCCAGACTTTATTATGAAAACTGTGACTAAAGGGAAAATTGTTGGATATCAAGGCAAAGGTAAAGGCCGTCCGATTTACGAGATTTTTTATAAAGGTAAGTCTCATCGAGTCGCTGTTACTGTTTCAGATAATGGTTATATTGTTGGTGCAAATTTCAAGAAAAGTCCATAA